One genomic region from Brachionichthys hirsutus isolate HB-005 chromosome 24, CSIRO-AGI_Bhir_v1, whole genome shotgun sequence encodes:
- the LOC137912050 gene encoding DNA-binding protein SATB2-like — protein MEQHGGACRGEESASVSPEEREDSPSPSDPSPCMSTSLEVNGSPAPQTRQNASSLGQPGGSMIPVYCVVEHEETAAAGDCDAHGDRHAEFVLVRKDVLFTRLVETVLVALGYSHSSAAQAFGIIKVGRWKPMPINYLTDAPEATVADMLLDVYHMVTLRIRLHGFVRLEELPSEQWRHSTVRKAISELSRETNQTTLAKECPLSQSMMSAILNSSYNANVSASKCQEFARWYKRYKCIKGEYVEKMWSPDESNVKVERDLDFSILSQRPPSLLPTLGSSGSLSMKGSSQACTQSLRQPQPSCRRHPSPPLRSPTPSLPGRSGMVSPQVVRQQLAMAHLINQQLAVSRLLTHQHAQGVNQQFLNHPPVLRICKGSSAIPEVSLSCSGAEVSFDIYQQVRNELKRASISQAVFARVAFNRTQGLLSEILRKEEDPRAASQSLMVNLKAMQNFLNLPEGGRDRIYQEERERSTTSNHSGNLASNTHRHTQSKGMATAAELPPRLDSLVNITAGIYDGIQQEMKRAKVSQALFAKVAANKSQGWLCELLRWKESPSPDSRTLWENLCTIRRFLALPQADRDQVYEEESRQQHSERLHSALHLPDQQPMNRHTLPPLTSPSPIHENPQPIPLPSEDRIRHGQSPGLEGVGPKKVRSRTRISLEALRILQSFIGDVGLYPDQEAIHTLSAQLDLPKHTIIKFFQNQRYNVKHHSQSREPVPGEEDRDSSSPSEADPVERGGEVCFSGSEESSEDGSGSVEVPRTEIRPGGGRGDVEMETDKEGDDGKASGAATSSLSPYSSLDSPRSTEQQR, from the exons ATGGAGCAGCATGGAGGAGCATGCAGGGGAGAAGAGAGCGCCAGTGTTAgcccagaggagagagaggataGCCCCAGCCCCAGTGACCCCTCGCCTTGCATGTCAACCAGTCTGGAAGTCAACGGCAGCCCAGCACCACAAACCAGACAGAATGCCTCATCGCTGGGACAACCTGGAG GTTCGATGATTCCCGTCTACTGCGTGGTGGAGCACGAGGAAACGGCTGCAGCCGGCGACTGTGATGCACATGGCGACCGTCACGCAGAGTTTGTATTAGTTCGCAAAGATGTCCTCTTCACCCGGCTGGTGGAGACGGTGCTGGTGGCGCTGGGATACTCCCACAGCTCAGCTGCACAGGCATTTG GCATCATTAAAGTGGGCCGCTGGAAGCCGATGCCCATCAACTACCTAACGGATGCTCCGGAGGCCACAGTGGCCGACATGCTGCTGGATGTTTACCACATGGTGACTCTACGAATTCGGCTACACGG CTTTGTGCGACTGGAGGAGCTGCCGTCAGAGCAGTGGCGTCACTCCACCGTGAGGAAGGCCATCTCGGAGCTGAGCAGAGAAACTAACCAGACCACGCTGGCCAAGGAGTGTCCCCTCTCTCAG AGCATGATGTCAGCGATACTGAACAGCTCCTATAACGCCAATGTCTCTGCCTCAAAATGCCAGGAGTTTGCACGGTGGTACAAGAGATACAAATGTATTAAAG GTGAATACGTGGAGAAGATGTGGTCACCGGACGAATCTAATGTCAAAG TGGAGAGGGATTTGGACTTTAGCATCCTCAGCCAGCGCCCTCCATCTCTCTTACCCACACTGGGCAGCTCTGGATCTCTGTCCATGAAGGGTTCTTCTCAGGCCTGCACCCAGAGTCTTCGTCAGCCTCAACCCTCCTGCCGGCGCCACCCCAGTCCGCCGCTTCGTTCCCCGACTCCATCTCTCCCTGGCCGCAGCGGGATGGTCTCCCCTCAGGTAGTGCGGCAGCAGTTAGCCATGGCTCACCTCATCAACCAACAGCTAGCCGTTAGCCGCCTGCTGACCCACCAGCACGCCCAGGGAGTCAACCAACAGTTCCTCAACCACCCGCCGGTCTTACGAATCTGCAAGGGTTCCAGCGCCATTCCTGAGGTCAGTCTCAGCTGCTCAGGGGCCGAAGTGTCCTTTGACATCTACCAGCAGGTCAGGAATGAGCTAAAGAGGGCCAGCATTTCCCAGGCTGTTTTCGCCCGTGTGGCTTTCAACCGCACACAG GGGTTGCTGTCAGAGATCCTTCGTAAGGAGGAGGACCCACGCGCCGCCTCGCAGTCGCTGATGGTCAACCTGAAGGCAATGCAGAACTTCCTTAACCTTCCAGAAGGCGGGCGAGACCGTATCTaccaggaggagagagagcggagcACCACAAGCAACCACTCCGGCAACCTCGCCTCCAACACGCATCGACACACACag AGTAAAGGCATGGCGACCGCTGCGGAGCTGCCGCCGAGGCTGGACTCACTAGTGAACATCACAGCAGGGATCTATGACGGCATCCAGCAGGAGATGAAGAGGGCCAAGGTCTCCCAGGCTCTGTTCGCCAAGGTGGCAGCCAACAAAAGTCAG GGTTGGCTGTGTGAGCTGCTCAGGTGGAAAGAAAGCCCGAGCCCCGACAGCAGAACCTTGTGGGAGAACCTGTGCACCATCAGGAGGTTCCTGGCGCTACCACAGGCCGACAGAGACCAGGTGTACGAGGAGGAGTCCAggcagcagcacagcgagcgacTGCACTCCGCCCTGCACCTCCCAGATCAGCAG CCAATGAACAGACATACTCTTCCACCGCTGACCAGTCCATCTCCCATTCACGAAAACCCACAGCCCATCCCGTTGCCTTCAGAAGATCGGATCCGGCATGGGCAGAGCCCTGGCCTTGAAGGGGTTGGACCAAAGAAAGTTCGATCCCGGACACGGATCTCCCTCGAAGCCCTTAGAATCCTGCAGAGCTTCATCGGTGATGTGGGGCTATACCCGGACCAGGAGGCCATCCACACCCTGTCGGCCCAGCTGGATCTGCCCAAGCACACCATCATAAAGTTCTTCCAGAACCAGCGATACAACGTCAAGCACCACAGCCAATCCAGAGAGCCCGTCCCAGGGGAGGAGGACAGGGACAGCTCCAGTCCCAGCGAGGCAGACCCGGTGGAACGGGGGGGAGAGGTGTGCTTCTCCGGTTCCGAGGAGTCCAGCGAGGATGGGAGCGGATCAGTGGAGGTGCCGAGAACAGAGATAAGACCTGGAGGGGGCCGAGGAGATGTGGAAATGGAGACAGACAAAGAGGGGGATGATGGAAAAGCTTCAGGCGCAGCAACGTCCTCCCTGTCTCCCTACAGCAGCCTGGACAGCCCCCGCTCTACAGAGCAGCAGAGATGA